The genomic segment ACGGTCGTCGGCGTGCCCCGCCCGGCGGTGGCTTTTTCGAAGAACCGGCGCGCGGCGGCGGTATCGCGGCGTGCGCATAGCAGAAAATCAATGGTGTGGCCCGCCTTGTCCACCGCCCGGTAGAGGTATTTCCACTGGCCTCTGACCCTAATATAGGTCTCGTCTATGCGCCAGCTCTCACCGACTGGGCGCAGGCGGCGACGTATCGCTTTCTCGAAAACCGGCAGCCACTTGATCACCCAACGATGGATCGTCGAGTGGTCCACCGCCACGCCTCGCTCGGCCATCATTTCCTCCAGATCTCGCGAGCTCAGCGAATCGGCTACGTACCAGCGCACGCACTGTAAAATAACCTCCAACGGGTAGTGCAGTCGCTTCAGGACCTTGGCGATGCCTGCGGGCAAGGGCTTTCTCAGCGGTTTGGCTGCTCACTTCATCGACGGGGTTCCCGGCGCTCGAAACCGTAGAGTCTACCTGACTACCCCTAGGGCGACGGAACCGGATTTCCCGATAGTTGTTCGGTCACAAGGATCGCCCGCCAAGGTGCACGCCTCAGGTGTTCGCCCGATAGTGGCTTCGCCTAAGTCTTGACGAACTTCGCTGGCATCAGCTTGACCTGATGGCCCATCTCCATCAATCGTCGTGCCCAATGCTGGGTGCCGCCGCACGCCTCCATTCCGATGAGGCACGGTTCGCGATTCGCAAAATGCTCGAGGAATGCCGCGCGCTTCAACTGCGTGTTCACGATCTCGCCCGTGCTGACGTCCACCCAGTGAAGCTGGAAGACGTGCTTCGCAATGTCCACTCCGACCGTCGTCTACTTCATTTGGACCCTCCGGTTTGCCCTGTGAAGACCTCTATGATCTTCCATCTTGGCAGTCGTATGCTCGCGCCCGTTTACAGGACTTGAGTCGAGTAGCGCATTTTCGTTGCCGCTTG from the Pandoraea faecigallinarum genome contains:
- a CDS encoding IS6 family transposase, which translates into the protein MPAGIAKVLKRLHYPLEVILQCVRWYVADSLSSRDLEEMMAERGVAVDHSTIHRWVIKWLPVFEKAIRRRLRPVGESWRIDETYIRVRGQWKYLYRAVDKAGHTIDFLLCARRDTAAARRFFEKATAGRGTPTTVTVDKSGANRAALQALGAQRETPIKIRQNNYLNNLVEQDHRAIKRRVRPMLGFQNFRCARIVLGGIEAMHMIRKGQMLAPKARRASPAEQFYALAA